In Geoalkalibacter sp., a genomic segment contains:
- the dapA gene encoding 4-hydroxy-tetrahydrodipicolinate synthase, which yields MFKGSMVAIVTPFKADGRFDEEAYRQLIEFQIASGTDAIIPCGTTGESATLDFDEHDYVIKVCIEQVNKRVPVIAGTGANSTAEAIELSQDAKAMGADGLLLVCPYYNKPSQEGIYRHYKAIAEAVALPQVLYNVPGRTGVNMAADTTARLAEIPNVVAIKEASGNLIQISEILTKAGDKIDVISGDDFLTFPMLACGATGVISVSANIIPREVKAMVDAFFAGNLAEARRLHLELLELHNAMFIDANPIPVKTSLALMGKIEPHLRLPLCELGGAHLDKLKAVLKKYKLI from the coding sequence ATGTTCAAGGGTTCCATGGTCGCCATCGTCACGCCCTTCAAGGCCGATGGCCGCTTCGATGAAGAAGCCTACCGTCAACTGATCGAGTTCCAGATCGCAAGCGGCACCGACGCCATCATCCCCTGCGGCACCACCGGCGAATCGGCGACCCTTGATTTCGACGAGCACGACTACGTCATCAAGGTGTGCATCGAGCAGGTCAACAAGCGCGTGCCGGTGATCGCCGGCACCGGGGCCAACTCCACGGCCGAGGCCATCGAACTCTCCCAGGACGCCAAGGCCATGGGCGCCGACGGCCTGCTGCTGGTCTGCCCCTACTACAACAAACCCTCCCAGGAGGGTATCTATCGCCACTACAAGGCCATCGCCGAGGCCGTGGCCCTGCCCCAGGTGCTCTACAACGTGCCCGGGCGCACCGGGGTCAACATGGCGGCCGACACCACCGCGCGACTCGCCGAAATTCCCAACGTCGTCGCCATCAAGGAGGCCTCGGGCAACCTGATCCAGATCAGCGAGATTCTCACCAAGGCCGGCGACAAGATCGACGTCATCTCCGGCGACGACTTTCTCACCTTCCCCATGCTGGCCTGCGGCGCCACGGGGGTGATTTCGGTCTCGGCCAACATCATCCCCCGCGAGGTCAAGGCCATGGTCGATGCCTTTTTCGCCGGCAACCTCGCCGAAGCGCGGCGTCTGCACCTGGAGTTGCTCGAACTGCACAACGCCATGTTCATCGACGCCAACCCCATTCCCGTCAAGACCTCCCTGGCGCTCATGGGCAAGATCGAGCCGCACCTGCGCCTGCCTTTGTGCGAGCTGGGCGGCGCGCATCTCGACAAGCTCAAGGCCGTGCTGAAGAAATACAAGCTGATCTGA
- the lysA gene encoding diaminopimelate decarboxylase, protein MHFFQYKGNELFAEDVALRDIVAQVGSPVYVYSQATLERHFKAFDAAFAGAPHTICYSVKANSNLAILKTFIRLGGGVDIVSGGELYRALQAGVDPRKVVYSGVGKRDDEIEYALNTGILMFNVESEQEIDRLNEIAGRLGKKAGIALRVNPDVDPQTHPYITTGLKKAKFGITIERAIEEYKRARAMKNLEILGIDCHIGSQLTKVEPFVDSIKKLKRLIGELKALDIHLKYLDIGGGLGIQYDAEEPPLPADYGSAIQAETKDLGLHLIFEPGRNLVGNAGILVAKCLYTKERDEKNFIIIDAGMNDLARPALYGSFHGVQPVIKDQDGLVVADIVGPICETGDFLVKEREVPMFKQGDLMAFMSAGAYGFTMSSNYNTRPRVAEVLVKGDQFAVIREREKVEDLLRGETIPAWL, encoded by the coding sequence ATGCATTTTTTCCAGTACAAAGGCAATGAACTCTTCGCCGAGGACGTCGCCCTGCGCGACATCGTCGCCCAGGTGGGCAGCCCGGTCTATGTGTACTCCCAGGCGACCCTGGAGCGCCACTTCAAGGCCTTCGACGCAGCCTTCGCCGGCGCGCCCCACACCATCTGCTACTCGGTCAAGGCCAACTCCAATCTGGCGATCCTCAAGACCTTCATCCGCCTGGGCGGCGGCGTCGACATCGTCTCGGGCGGCGAGCTATACCGCGCCCTGCAGGCCGGAGTCGACCCGCGCAAGGTGGTCTATTCGGGCGTGGGCAAGCGCGACGATGAGATCGAGTATGCCCTCAACACCGGCATCCTCATGTTCAACGTCGAATCGGAGCAGGAAATCGACCGCTTGAACGAGATCGCCGGACGGTTGGGCAAGAAGGCGGGCATCGCCCTGCGCGTCAACCCCGACGTCGATCCCCAGACTCATCCCTACATCACCACGGGCCTGAAAAAAGCCAAGTTCGGCATCACCATCGAGCGCGCCATCGAGGAATACAAGCGCGCCCGCGCCATGAAGAACCTCGAGATCCTCGGCATCGACTGTCACATCGGCAGCCAGCTGACCAAGGTCGAGCCCTTCGTCGACTCCATCAAGAAGCTCAAGCGCCTGATCGGCGAGCTCAAGGCCCTCGATATCCACCTCAAATACCTCGATATCGGCGGCGGCCTGGGCATCCAGTACGACGCCGAGGAACCGCCCCTGCCCGCCGATTACGGCAGCGCCATCCAGGCGGAAACCAAGGATCTCGGCCTGCACCTGATTTTCGAGCCGGGGCGCAACCTGGTGGGCAACGCCGGCATCCTGGTGGCCAAATGCCTCTACACCAAGGAGCGCGACGAGAAAAATTTCATCATCATCGACGCGGGCATGAACGATCTGGCGCGCCCCGCCCTCTACGGCAGCTTCCACGGCGTACAGCCGGTGATCAAGGATCAGGACGGCCTGGTGGTCGCCGACATCGTCGGTCCCATCTGCGAGACGGGGGATTTTCTGGTCAAGGAGCGCGAGGTGCCCATGTTCAAGCAGGGCGATCTGATGGCCTTCATGTCGGCGGGTGCCTACGGCTTCACCATGAGCAGTAATTACAACACCCGCCCGCGCGTCGCCGAGGTGCTGGTCAAGGGCGACCAGTTCGCCGTGATCCGCGAGCGCGAGAAGGTCGAGGATCTGCTGCGCGGCGAAACCATTCCCGCCTGGCTCTAG
- the topA gene encoding type I DNA topoisomerase, translating to MAKHLVIVESPAKAKTIEKFLGPGHKVLASYGHVRALPSKQGSVDVARDFEPHYRVLPESRRHIETLKKEAEKSQTLILATDPDREGEAIAWHLLEALEIPEDCAKPKVTRVVFHEITQGAVKKAMEQPRRVSAELVDAQQARAVLDYLVGFNLSPFLWKKIRYGLSAGRVQSVALRLICEREKEIQAFTAQEYWTIDALLSSAAPSADSVFKARLFALDGKRLDKFDIAAQEQALRLSEEIGRCAFTVAEITRSEKKRNPAPPFTTSTLQQEASRKLGYSARKTMSTAQKLYEGVDIGQGAEGLITYMRTDSVALSKEATDQARALITSLYGKDYALAAPRVFRNRAKNAQEAHEAIRPTNLANTPDKVKSFLSSDQYRLYRLIWMRTLASQMAAAILDATSVDIAAGERFIFRATGQVIRFAGFMKLYIEGTDEEAEESEGTLPSLVEGEKLLRREILPEQHFTQPPPRYTEASLVKTLEEYGIGRPSTYASIMNTLVTRKYARLEKRTFYPEDVGMVVSDLLTQHFPRYVDYAFTAQMEEELDAISRGEQKWRPSIRAFWEPFIELLKQKEKEVSKADVTTEKTDRACPECGRELVVKLGRAGKFLACSGFPECRFTEALAGEDKEEPVYSDQTCDKCGAAMLIKDGRFGKFLACSAYPQCKNIQPLVKPKALGITCPECGEGELMEKKSRYGKIFYSCNRYPKCKYALWDQPLARPCPKCQFPVTVEKTTKREGTVRKCPKEGCDWKETLSAPPPKAPAAPKKSKKV from the coding sequence ATGGCAAAACACCTGGTCATTGTCGAATCTCCCGCCAAAGCCAAAACCATCGAAAAATTCCTCGGACCCGGCCACAAGGTCCTGGCCTCCTACGGTCATGTGCGCGCCCTGCCCAGCAAGCAGGGATCCGTGGATGTGGCCCGCGATTTCGAACCCCACTATCGCGTTCTTCCCGAAAGCCGCCGTCACATCGAGACGCTGAAAAAAGAGGCCGAAAAGAGTCAGACCCTGATCCTCGCCACCGACCCTGACCGCGAGGGCGAGGCCATCGCCTGGCATCTGCTCGAAGCCCTGGAGATTCCCGAGGACTGCGCCAAGCCCAAGGTGACGCGGGTGGTCTTTCACGAAATCACCCAGGGCGCGGTGAAAAAGGCCATGGAACAACCGCGCCGCGTGTCGGCCGAGTTGGTCGATGCCCAGCAGGCCCGCGCCGTGCTCGACTATCTGGTCGGCTTCAATCTCTCGCCCTTTCTGTGGAAGAAAATCCGCTACGGGCTCTCCGCCGGCCGCGTGCAGTCGGTGGCGCTGCGCCTGATCTGCGAGCGGGAGAAGGAAATCCAGGCCTTCACGGCGCAGGAATACTGGACCATCGACGCGCTGCTGAGCAGCGCCGCCCCATCCGCGGACAGCGTCTTCAAGGCGCGTCTCTTCGCCCTCGACGGCAAGCGTCTCGACAAATTCGACATCGCCGCGCAAGAGCAGGCGCTGCGCCTCAGCGAGGAAATCGGGCGCTGCGCCTTCACCGTCGCCGAAATCACCCGCAGCGAGAAGAAACGCAATCCCGCGCCGCCCTTCACCACCAGCACCCTGCAGCAGGAAGCCAGCCGCAAGCTCGGCTACTCGGCGCGCAAGACCATGAGCACCGCGCAAAAACTCTACGAAGGGGTGGATATCGGTCAAGGCGCCGAGGGTCTCATCACCTACATGCGAACCGACTCCGTCGCCCTCTCCAAGGAGGCCACGGACCAGGCGCGCGCGCTCATCACCAGCCTCTACGGCAAGGACTACGCCCTGGCCGCGCCGCGCGTCTTTCGCAATCGGGCCAAAAACGCCCAGGAAGCCCATGAGGCGATTCGTCCCACCAATCTCGCCAATACGCCGGATAAGGTCAAATCCTTCCTCAGCTCCGACCAGTACCGTCTTTACCGCCTGATCTGGATGCGCACCCTCGCCTCGCAGATGGCCGCGGCGATTCTCGACGCCACCAGCGTCGACATCGCGGCGGGCGAGCGCTTCATCTTCCGCGCCACGGGACAGGTGATCCGTTTCGCCGGCTTCATGAAGCTCTACATCGAGGGCACCGACGAGGAGGCCGAGGAAAGCGAAGGCACGCTGCCGTCTCTCGTCGAAGGGGAGAAGCTGCTGCGCCGCGAGATTCTGCCCGAGCAGCACTTCACCCAGCCGCCGCCGCGCTACACCGAGGCCAGCCTGGTCAAGACCCTGGAGGAATACGGCATCGGCCGCCCCTCGACCTATGCCAGCATCATGAACACCCTGGTGACGCGCAAGTATGCGCGCCTGGAGAAACGCACCTTCTACCCCGAAGACGTCGGCATGGTGGTCAGCGATCTACTCACCCAGCATTTTCCGCGCTATGTCGACTACGCCTTCACCGCGCAGATGGAGGAGGAACTCGACGCCATCTCCCGCGGCGAACAAAAGTGGCGCCCGTCGATCCGTGCCTTCTGGGAGCCCTTCATCGAGTTGCTCAAGCAAAAGGAGAAGGAGGTCTCCAAGGCCGACGTCACCACGGAAAAAACCGATCGCGCCTGCCCGGAATGCGGCAGGGAGCTGGTGGTCAAGCTCGGACGCGCCGGAAAATTCCTCGCCTGCTCGGGGTTTCCCGAGTGCCGCTTCACCGAGGCGCTGGCCGGCGAGGACAAGGAAGAGCCGGTCTACTCCGACCAAACCTGCGACAAGTGCGGCGCCGCCATGCTCATCAAGGACGGGCGCTTCGGCAAGTTTCTCGCCTGTTCGGCCTATCCGCAGTGCAAGAATATCCAGCCCCTGGTCAAGCCCAAGGCCCTCGGCATCACCTGCCCCGAGTGCGGCGAGGGGGAACTGATGGAAAAGAAAAGCCGTTACGGCAAAATTTTCTATTCCTGCAACCGCTACCCCAAATGCAAGTACGCCCTCTGGGATCAGCCCCTCGCCCGGCCCTGCCCCAAATGCCAATTTCCCGTGACGGTGGAAAAAACCACCAAGCGCGAAGGCACGGTGCGCAAATGCCCCAAGGAAGGCTGCGACTGGAAGGAAACCCTGAGCGCCCCGCCGCCCAAGGCTCCGGCCGCCCCCAAGAAGAGCAAAAAAGTCTGA
- a CDS encoding NUDIX domain-containing protein, which translates to MEFTKQQTIKTSVVACVIDERERVLLTRRCIEPFCSLWVMPGGKIDHGESILAALHREVREEVGIDIHVEGLIDVFEHIGVGDRRDHFVILYYRAKPLSLALQPNGDECTEAIWAIKSCLPKMALPPGGRHILTRVFPDLPWSQPRPEELVLSEELPGGRLNTPAQD; encoded by the coding sequence ATGGAATTCACCAAGCAACAGACCATCAAAACCTCCGTCGTCGCCTGTGTCATCGACGAGCGCGAGCGGGTGCTGCTGACGCGCCGCTGCATCGAGCCCTTCTGCAGCCTCTGGGTCATGCCCGGGGGCAAGATCGATCACGGCGAGTCGATCCTGGCGGCCCTGCATCGCGAGGTGCGCGAGGAAGTGGGCATCGACATCCATGTCGAGGGGCTGATCGATGTCTTCGAGCACATCGGCGTCGGCGATCGACGCGATCACTTCGTCATTCTCTATTACCGCGCCAAGCCCTTGAGCCTGGCCCTGCAACCCAACGGCGATGAGTGCACCGAGGCCATCTGGGCGATCAAGAGCTGCCTGCCGAAGATGGCCCTGCCGCCCGGCGGGCGCCACATTCTCACCCGCGTGTTTCCCGATCTGCCCTGGAGCCAACCGCGCCCGGAAGAGCTCGTGCTCAGCGAGGAACTTCCCGGCGGTCGCCTGAACACTCCCGCGCAGGACTAG
- the dprA gene encoding DNA-processing protein DprA — translation MHTDSLSRRELDWLRLSLTPGLGRKALRRLHETFGGVAAIVADTTPRRLARAGLSARIAARIPGAEEPRLGQIARRLAAQGVRLASLWDEDFPPLLAAIPDPPALLYVRGQWPPPPGLAVVGSRRAGEESRRLVREICRDLAAAGLCIISGLARGIDTAAHLGALDAGGPTVAVLGCGIDRAYPPENARLFEQIARNGTLISEYAPGTPPLPGNFPGRNRIISGLARGVLVAEAAAGSGSLITAEFALEQGREVFALPGSPFGPQWHGSNGLLKDGAHLVTEARDLMDLLGADRPEPSVVPPPRPAPTLSAEALRVLGPLSATALHIDEIVRKSGLTPPEVSAILLHLELQGIIRQLPGMHYERRDFP, via the coding sequence ATGCACACCGATTCTCTCTCCCGCCGCGAACTTGACTGGCTGCGCCTGAGCCTGACGCCGGGCCTGGGGCGCAAAGCCCTGCGCCGCCTTCACGAGACCTTCGGCGGCGTCGCGGCGATCGTCGCCGACACCACGCCGCGCCGCCTGGCCCGCGCGGGGCTGTCGGCCAGGATCGCGGCGCGGATTCCTGGAGCCGAGGAGCCGCGCCTCGGGCAGATCGCCCGCCGCCTGGCCGCGCAGGGGGTGCGCCTGGCGAGTCTCTGGGACGAGGATTTTCCGCCCCTGCTCGCCGCCATCCCCGATCCGCCGGCCCTGCTCTATGTGCGCGGCCAGTGGCCGCCGCCGCCCGGCCTGGCCGTGGTGGGATCGCGCCGCGCCGGCGAAGAGAGCCGGCGCCTGGTGCGCGAGATCTGTCGCGACCTTGCCGCCGCGGGCCTTTGCATCATCTCCGGGCTGGCGCGCGGCATCGACACCGCCGCCCACCTCGGCGCCCTCGATGCCGGCGGACCCACCGTCGCGGTGCTCGGCTGCGGCATCGACCGCGCCTATCCGCCGGAAAACGCGCGCCTCTTCGAGCAGATCGCCCGGAACGGCACCCTGATTTCCGAATACGCGCCGGGCACCCCGCCTCTCCCTGGCAATTTTCCCGGACGCAATCGCATCATCAGCGGCCTGGCGCGGGGCGTGCTGGTCGCCGAGGCGGCCGCGGGCAGCGGCTCGCTCATCACCGCCGAGTTCGCCCTGGAGCAGGGCCGCGAAGTGTTCGCCCTGCCCGGATCCCCCTTCGGCCCTCAGTGGCACGGCTCCAACGGTCTGCTCAAGGACGGCGCCCATCTCGTCACCGAGGCGCGCGACCTCATGGATCTGCTGGGAGCCGATCGGCCCGAACCCAGCGTCGTCCCGCCGCCGCGCCCCGCTCCGACGCTGTCCGCCGAGGCCCTGCGGGTTCTCGGCCCGTTAAGCGCAACTGCCTTGCATATCGATGAAATCGTCCGGAAAAGTGGGTTGACTCCCCCTGAGGTTTCCGCTATTTTACTGCACTTGGAACTCCAGGGAATCATCCGGCAGTTGCCCGGCATGCACTATGAGCGCCGGGACTTTCCTTGA
- a CDS encoding fibronectin type III domain-containing protein yields the protein MAALARLLLPRLLCCALLLPALVACGKKGPVRPLSELSPAAPPAFSAVQAGESVLLSWDMPRTNQDGSPLEDLTGFRIYRLGFAPGDPCPECREESAALVAELDLDYLPTASRRGEHLFWFDTQARQGGGYLYRILPLNRKGRPGAAARTQLILAEPPPAPEQLTAGGHDRLVRLRWNPVASLPEDAVFLGYQIYRRSGEAHFSPAPLTDEPLQTTEFEDFGVINGQSYAYAVRTLVERGGRRILSARSMEVSVIPVPGR from the coding sequence ATGGCCGCCCTCGCTCGCCTCCTGCTTCCGCGCCTGCTTTGTTGCGCCCTTTTGCTGCCGGCGCTGGTCGCCTGCGGCAAAAAGGGGCCGGTGCGCCCGCTCTCCGAGCTCAGCCCCGCCGCGCCCCCGGCTTTCAGCGCCGTGCAGGCGGGCGAGAGCGTCCTGCTCTCCTGGGACATGCCCCGCACCAACCAGGACGGCTCGCCCCTGGAGGACCTGACCGGCTTTCGCATCTATCGCCTGGGCTTCGCGCCGGGCGACCCTTGTCCCGAATGCCGCGAGGAGAGCGCCGCCCTGGTCGCCGAGCTCGATCTCGACTATCTGCCGACGGCAAGCCGCCGGGGCGAGCACCTGTTCTGGTTCGACACCCAGGCGCGGCAGGGCGGCGGCTATCTCTACCGCATCCTGCCCCTCAACCGCAAAGGCCGCCCCGGCGCGGCGGCGCGCACGCAACTGATTCTGGCCGAACCGCCCCCCGCCCCCGAGCAGCTGACGGCCGGCGGCCACGATCGACTGGTGCGCCTGCGCTGGAACCCCGTCGCAAGCCTGCCCGAGGATGCGGTTTTTCTGGGCTACCAGATCTATCGCCGCAGCGGCGAGGCACATTTTTCTCCCGCGCCGCTGACCGACGAGCCGCTGCAAACCACGGAATTCGAGGATTTCGGCGTGATCAACGGGCAGAGCTACGCCTACGCGGTGCGCACCCTGGTCGAACGCGGCGGCCGTCGCATCCTCTCCGCCCGCTCCATGGAAGTCAGCGTGATTCCTGTTCCTGGGCGCTGA
- the argH gene encoding argininosuccinate lyase, giving the protein MAQDKLWGGRFSQPTDKFVEEFTASIAFDQRMYRYDIQGSIAHARMLAKQNIIARDEAEQIIAGLEGILADIEAGHFEFKVSLEDIHMNIEARLIERIGAVGGKLHTARSRNDQVALDVRLYLRDELKEIALYLDRLQEALLGQAETNLDVIMPGYTHLQTAQPVLYAHHMLAYYEMFHRDAGRFADVAKRLNYLPLGAGALAGTTFPIDREYVAEQLGFAGVTRNSLDSVSDRDFAIEFCAAASILMMHLSRLSEELILWSSADFNFIELTDAFCTGSSIMPQKKNPDVPELVRGKTGRVYGNLMSLLTLMKSLPLAYNKDMQEDKEPLFDSIDTVKGSLKIFADMIAQLRVKGDNMRIAAARGYSTATDVADYVVRKGLPFRQAHEIVGKTVRYCVETGKDIPELTLAEFQQFSPLIEEDIYQFVTLEASVNARRATGGTAREAVAREIKRARAQRQDKP; this is encoded by the coding sequence ATGGCCCAAGATAAACTCTGGGGCGGGCGCTTCAGCCAGCCCACCGACAAATTCGTCGAGGAATTCACCGCCTCCATCGCCTTCGACCAGCGCATGTACCGCTACGACATCCAGGGCTCCATCGCCCATGCGCGCATGCTCGCCAAGCAGAACATCATCGCCCGCGACGAGGCCGAACAGATCATCGCCGGCCTCGAAGGAATCCTCGCCGACATCGAGGCAGGCCATTTCGAGTTCAAGGTGAGCCTTGAAGACATCCACATGAACATCGAGGCGCGGCTCATCGAGCGCATCGGCGCGGTGGGCGGCAAGCTGCACACCGCGCGCTCGCGCAACGACCAGGTGGCCCTCGACGTACGCCTCTACCTGCGCGACGAACTCAAGGAGATCGCCCTCTACCTCGATCGCCTGCAGGAGGCGCTGCTCGGTCAGGCCGAGACCAACCTCGATGTCATCATGCCCGGCTACACCCATCTGCAGACCGCCCAGCCGGTGCTCTACGCCCACCACATGCTGGCCTACTACGAAATGTTCCACCGCGACGCCGGACGCTTCGCCGATGTCGCCAAGCGCCTCAATTACTTGCCCCTGGGCGCGGGCGCCCTGGCCGGCACGACCTTTCCCATCGACCGCGAATACGTCGCCGAGCAGCTCGGCTTTGCCGGCGTGACGCGCAACAGCCTCGACTCGGTGTCCGATCGCGATTTCGCCATCGAATTCTGCGCCGCCGCCTCGATCCTCATGATGCACCTCTCGCGCCTCTCCGAGGAGCTGATTCTCTGGTCCTCGGCCGATTTCAATTTCATCGAGCTCACCGATGCCTTCTGCACGGGCAGCTCCATCATGCCTCAGAAGAAAAATCCCGACGTGCCCGAACTGGTGCGCGGCAAGACGGGCCGAGTCTACGGCAATTTGATGAGTCTTTTGACCCTGATGAAATCCCTGCCCCTGGCCTACAACAAGGACATGCAGGAGGACAAGGAACCGCTCTTCGACAGCATCGACACGGTCAAGGGCAGCCTCAAGATCTTCGCCGACATGATCGCGCAGCTGCGGGTCAAGGGCGACAACATGCGCATCGCGGCGGCGCGCGGCTATTCCACCGCCACCGACGTCGCCGACTACGTGGTGCGCAAGGGCCTGCCCTTTCGCCAGGCCCACGAAATCGTGGGCAAGACGGTGCGCTACTGCGTGGAGACTGGCAAGGACATCCCCGAGCTCACCCTGGCCGAGTTCCAGCAGTTCTCGCCGCTGATCGAGGAGGATATCTATCAGTTCGTCACCCTCGAAGCCTCGGTCAACGCCCGACGGGCCACCGGCGGCACCGCCCGCGAGGCGGTGGCGCGGGAAATCAAGCGCGCCCGCGCCCAGCGTCAGGACAAGCCCTAG
- the dapB gene encoding 4-hydroxy-tetrahydrodipicolinate reductase: MIKIAVTGAAGRMGGRIITAVKEAEGLELAGAAERPGHAMIGQDAGLVAGCGPLGVAISDDLEQALAGADVLIDFTFPEVTLKNLEVCSRLGRKMVIGSTGFTPEQREWVARLAKDIPVVLAPNMSVGVNACFKVLKETARILGEGFDVEIVELHHNKKKDAPSGTAVRMGEVVAEALGRDYHQCAVFHREGMTGERTPEEIGMQTVRGGDIVGEHTVYFIGMGERIEITHRAMSRDMFARGAVRAAQWLGTKAPGLYDMQDVLGLK, from the coding sequence ATGATTAAAATCGCCGTCACCGGCGCCGCCGGGCGCATGGGCGGGCGCATCATCACCGCCGTCAAGGAAGCCGAGGGGCTGGAACTGGCCGGCGCCGCCGAACGTCCGGGCCATGCCATGATCGGCCAGGACGCCGGTCTGGTAGCGGGCTGCGGCCCGCTGGGCGTCGCCATCAGCGACGATTTGGAGCAGGCCCTGGCCGGCGCCGATGTGCTCATCGACTTCACCTTTCCCGAGGTCACCCTGAAAAACCTCGAGGTCTGCTCGCGCCTGGGACGCAAGATGGTGATCGGCTCCACCGGCTTCACCCCCGAGCAGCGCGAGTGGGTGGCGCGCCTGGCCAAGGATATCCCCGTGGTGCTGGCGCCCAACATGAGCGTGGGCGTCAATGCATGCTTCAAGGTCCTCAAGGAGACGGCCAGGATTCTCGGCGAGGGCTTCGACGTCGAGATCGTCGAGCTGCACCACAACAAGAAAAAGGATGCACCAAGCGGCACCGCGGTGCGCATGGGCGAGGTGGTGGCCGAGGCCCTCGGCCGCGACTATCACCAGTGCGCGGTATTTCACCGCGAGGGCATGACCGGCGAGCGCACGCCCGAGGAAATCGGCATGCAGACCGTGCGCGGCGGCGACATTGTCGGCGAGCACACCGTGTATTTCATCGGCATGGGCGAGCGCATCGAGATCACCCACCGCGCCATGAGCCGCGACATGTTCGCGCGCGGCGCGGTACGCGCCGCCCAGTGGCTGGGCACCAAGGCGCCCGGACTCTACGACATGCAGGATGTTCTGGGCCTGAAATAA
- a CDS encoding DUF494 family protein: MRDRVLAIVSIITQFIMEQNDLLDSEDQVVQELLDIGYGIDEIDEAFSWMENQTLETAAPALPCLGTSSQRIFTPRENLVLSREARGFLVRLRTLGILDNQLEEEIIERAMHDAEEEVGLGEIKHIAVLSLFSRAQHQWRKEVDCILDDDWSALYH, translated from the coding sequence TTGAGAGACCGGGTTCTGGCCATCGTCAGCATCATCACCCAGTTCATCATGGAACAGAACGATCTGCTGGACAGCGAGGACCAGGTCGTTCAGGAACTGCTCGACATCGGCTACGGCATCGACGAAATCGACGAGGCCTTTTCCTGGATGGAAAACCAGACGCTGGAAACCGCCGCGCCCGCCCTGCCCTGCCTGGGAACATCGAGCCAGCGCATTTTCACCCCCCGCGAAAACCTCGTCCTCTCCCGCGAGGCGCGCGGCTTTCTGGTGCGATTGCGCACCCTCGGCATTCTCGACAACCAGCTGGAGGAAGAGATCATCGAGCGCGCCATGCACGACGCCGAGGAGGAGGTCGGACTCGGCGAGATCAAGCACATCGCCGTCCTGTCCCTGTTTTCCCGTGCTCAGCATCAATGGCGCAAGGAAGTCGACTGCATTCTCGACGACGACTGGTCGGCTCTTTATCACTGA
- a CDS encoding LL-diaminopimelate aminotransferase: protein MARLNDNYLKLKAGYLFPEIGRRVKAFTQANPDAKVIRLGIGDVTRPLVPAVIEAFHQAVDDLTRAETFMGYGPEQGYDWLIDTIIDQSYRPLGVDLKTSEMFISDGSKCDCANILDIFDLSNKVAIGDPVYPVYNDTNVMIGRTGEADAKGYYEGIVYMPCTEANHFTPELPKEKVDIIYLCFPNNPTGAVASKAELKKWVDYANANDAVIFFDAAYEAFITEPGIPHSIYEIEGAKTCAIEFRSFSKTAGFTGVRCALTVVPEEVMATTAQGEKVALNKLWNRRQSTKFNGVSYPVQKAAQAVYSAEGWKQNKEVIDYYMDNARIIREGLKAAGITCYGGVNAPYIWLKTPGGLSSWDFFDKLLGECHVVGTPGSGFGPSGEGYFRLSAFGNRENVEEAVGRIQRKWGK, encoded by the coding sequence TTGGCACGTCTCAACGACAACTATCTCAAGCTCAAAGCCGGCTACCTGTTTCCCGAAATCGGCCGGCGCGTCAAGGCTTTTACCCAGGCCAACCCGGACGCCAAGGTGATCCGCCTGGGCATCGGCGATGTCACCCGGCCCCTGGTGCCGGCGGTGATCGAGGCCTTCCACCAGGCCGTGGACGATCTGACCCGCGCCGAAACCTTCATGGGCTACGGCCCCGAGCAGGGCTACGACTGGCTCATCGACACCATCATCGACCAGTCCTATCGACCCCTGGGCGTGGATCTCAAGACCTCGGAGATGTTCATTTCCGACGGCTCCAAGTGCGACTGCGCCAACATCCTCGACATCTTCGACCTCTCCAACAAGGTGGCCATCGGCGATCCGGTCTATCCGGTGTACAACGACACCAACGTGATGATCGGGCGCACCGGCGAGGCCGACGCCAAGGGCTACTACGAGGGCATCGTCTACATGCCCTGCACCGAGGCGAACCACTTCACCCCGGAGCTGCCCAAGGAGAAAGTCGACATCATCTACCTGTGCTTTCCCAACAACCCGACGGGCGCCGTGGCGAGCAAGGCCGAACTCAAAAAGTGGGTGGACTACGCCAACGCCAACGACGCGGTGATTTTCTTCGACGCCGCCTACGAGGCTTTCATCACCGAGCCCGGCATTCCCCACTCCATCTATGAAATCGAGGGTGCCAAGACCTGCGCCATCGAATTTCGCTCCTTCTCCAAGACTGCCGGCTTCACCGGGGTGCGCTGCGCTTTGACGGTGGTGCCCGAGGAGGTCATGGCCACCACCGCCCAAGGCGAGAAGGTCGCCCTCAACAAGCTGTGGAACCGCCGCCAGTCGACCAAGTTCAACGGCGTCTCCTACCCGGTGCAGAAAGCCGCTCAGGCGGTCTACTCGGCGGAAGGCTGGAAGCAGAACAAGGAAGTCATCGACTACTACATGGACAACGCGCGCATCATCCGCGAAGGTCTCAAGGCCGCCGGCATCACCTGCTACGGCGGGGTCAACGCGCCCTACATCTGGCTCAAGACGCCGGGCGGGTTGAGCAGTTGGGATTTCTTCGACAAGCTGCTGGGCGAGTGCCATGTGGTCGGCACGCCGGGCAGCGGCTTTGGCCCGAGCGGCGAGGGTTACTTCCGCCTCTCGGCCTTCGGCAACCGCGAGAACGTGGAAGAAGCGGTGGGCCGCATTCAGCGCAAATGGGGCAAGTAA